Proteins co-encoded in one Malus domestica chromosome 09, GDT2T_hap1 genomic window:
- the LOC103442542 gene encoding putative pentatricopeptide repeat-containing protein At1g03510: MGSYNHSNFQRLLSFTKLLTSYVSQGRHDKALSLFHHMQTSLALSLDPHVFSLVLKSCSAVHRPQLGVSVHAHVTKSSILSNPFVASALVDMYGKCVSLSTARNLFDEIPHRNVVVWNAIVSVYTRNGNVFGALRLFDAMDVEPDVSTFNTIISGMSGLDDGSFKAVEFYRKMTVRGWKPDLITLLALLRAFVGVAALRFIKEIHGYDVRNEIDSHSQLSSGLVEAYGRCGCLTNACNLFRYMKKKDVVAWSSLISAYALHGEARAALEIFREMELAKVEPDEITFLAVLKACSHAEGLADEVLHYFGRMREDYGVQANSDHYSCLVDVLSRAGRLHEAYEVIRKMPVKVTVKAWGALLSACRTYGDLELAEIAGKALSEIEPDNPANYLLLARIYSGLGRHEEAEQMRREMKKKGVKASSGTSWVLYQD, translated from the coding sequence ATGGGGTCCTACAACCATTCAAACTTCCAACGGTTGCTTTCTTTCACCAAGCTCTTAACCTCCTACGTCAGCCAAGGCCGTCATGACAAAGCCCTTTCGCTCTTCCACCACATGCAGACCTCACTGGCCCTTTCTCTCGACCCCCATGTTTTCTCTCTTGTTCTCAAGTCCTGCTCCGCCGTCCACCGCCCGCAACTCGGCGTCTCCGTCCATGCCCATGTCACCAAATCTTCCATCCTATCAAACCCATTTGTGGCTTCCGCTCTCGTCGACATGTATGGCAAGTGCGTGTCATTGTCGACCGCACGCAACCTGTTTGATGAAATTCCTCACAGGAACGTTGTTGTGTGGAATGCTATTGTATCGGTTTATACGCGTAACGGTAATGTGTTTGGTGCTTTGAGATTGTTTGACGCAATGGATGTTGAACCTGATGTGTCAACTTTTAATACCATTATATCTGGGATGTCGGGATTGGATGATGGGTCGTTTAAGGCTGTCGAGTTCTATAGGAAAATGACAGTGCGTGGATGGAAACCGGATTTAATAACACTGCTTGCTCTGTTACGTGCTTTTGTTGGTGTAGCGGCTTTAAGGTTTATTAAGGAAATTCATGGTTATGATGTGAGAAATGAGATTGACTCGCATTCCCAATTGAGTAGTGGCCTAGTTGAGGCCTACGGGCGTTGTGGTTGTCTCACAAATGCGTGTAATCTGTTCCGCTATATGAAAAAAAAGGATGTGGTTGCATGGAGTAGTCTGATATCTGCGTATGCACTTCATGGGGAGGCAAGAGCTGCATTGGAAATTTTCCGTGAGATGGAATTGGCGAAAGTAGAGCCTGATGAGATTACTTTTCTTGCAGTACTGAAGGCTTGCAGCCATGCTGAAGGATTAGCAGATGAAGTACTGCATTATTTTGGTCGGATGCGTGAGGATTATGGTGTGCAAGCAAATAGTGATCACTATTCTTGTTTAGTAGATGTTCTGAGCAGAGCAGGGAGGTTGCATGAGGCATATGAGGTCATAAGGAAAATGCCGGTGAAGGTTACCGTTAAAGCTTGGGGTGCTCTTCTTTCAGCATGTAGAACTTACGGAGACTTGGAGCTTGCTGAGATTGCAGGGAAAGCTCTGTCCGAAATTGAGCCTGATAATCCTGCCAATTATTTACTATTGGCAAGAATATATTCTGGCTTAGGAAGGCACGAGGAAGCGGAACAAATGAGAAGGGAAATGAAAAAGAAGGGAGTGAAGGCATCATCTGGAACTAGTTGGGTGCTTTATCAAGACTAG
- the LOC114826946 gene encoding receptor-like serine/threonine-protein kinase SD1-8: MNTKPNSKFSLSVILLCAFLESHVSLAADTISENHSLSGDQTVVSAGGMFELGFFKPGQLSNYYIGIWYSKQVVSEMTIVWVANREIPVSDRFSSALTILDGNLVLLNMSKNPVWSTDLNSTTSSGSVQAVLLDSGNLVLIAGSSNNTSEPLWQSLDHPTHTLLPGGKLGFNKITNHTQILTSWKSLEDPAPGLYSLGLAPDESNSYILLWNRSRQYWTTGPWNESSHNFNLIPEMSIVNIWDFTIFNYSYVTNENESYFTYSPKNPKIVSRYSMSASGQIQILKMENSKQWKLVWSQPRQCDVYASCGAFSSCKPTSLNYCKCLKGFVPNRQSDWDLQIYSGGCSRRTSVKCGNATGDGFLKVNSESLPDNRQYEGALSIESCRSACLNECQCTAYNYGSGNGCSLWHGDVLNLHEVEANEGDRSTLYIRAAASDIKEKRVIKPSLLIAIVSTITGLIVVVFGCFLWKKTTGKKREQKKNHNESKSKIDVGGGGGRDDAELPIFGLRAVVAATNNFAEANKLGEGGFGPVYKGILSENQEVGIKRLSKKSGQGHEEFMNELKLIAKLQHTNLVRLLGCCLEDEEMILIYEYMPNRSLDKLLFDASEKIELNWGRRFRIIEGIAQGVLYIHKYSRLKIIHRDLKASNILLDEALNPKISDFGMARIFGINQTEANTNRVVGTYGYMSPEYARYGHFSEKLDVFSFGVLLLEIVSGKKNAAFYRFEHSPTLAGWAWELWKEGRGMEVIDESIRETCHLDEALRCIHVGFLCVQEAPADRPTMSSVIHMLQSNESTSLPPSKELAFSTHRNSNHVRSSEMPTIFSHNSVTMSLPEGR, encoded by the exons ATGAATACCAAACCAAACTCAAAGTTCTCGTTATCCGTTATTTTATTATGTGCATTTCTCGAGTCCCATGTTTCCCTTGCAGCTGACACCATCAGCGAAAACCACTCTCTCTCGGGCGATCAAACCGTTGTCTCTGCGGGTGGGATGTTTGAGCTAGGTTTCTTCAAACCAGGTCAGCTTTCAAACTACTATATAGGCATATGGTACTCCAAGCAAGTAGTATCTGAGATGACTATTGTTTGGGTAGCAAATAGGGAAATACCAGTATCTGATAGATTTTCTTCTGCGTTGACCATCTTAGATGGTAATTTAGTTCTCTTAAACATGTCCAAAAACCCGGTTTGGTCAACAGATTTAAACTCCACCACCAGTTCTGGTTCTGTACAAGCAGTTCTTTTGGATAGCGGAAACCTTGTCTTGATAGCCGGCTCTAGTAATAATACATCAGAGCCTTTATGGCAAAGCCTTGATCATCCAACCCATACTTTGCTACCAGGAGGTAAACTTGGATTCAACAAAATTACGAATCATACCCAGATTCTCACTTCATGGAAGAGTCTGGAGGATCCTGCACCAGGTCTTTACTCTCTTGGGCTAGCTCCGGATGAAAGCAATTCATATATCTTATTGTGGAATAGGTCTAGACAGTATTGGACCACCGGACCATGGAATGAAAGTTCGCATAATTTCAACCTGATTCCTGAAATGAGTATAGTTAATATCTGGGACTTTACTATCTTCAATTATAGTTATGTTACAAATGAGAACGaaagttatttcacatattctCCTAAGAATCCTAAAATTGTATCTCGATACTCGATGTCTGCCTCGGGACAGATTCAAATACTAAAGATGGAGAATTCCAAGCAGTGGAAATTGGTTTGGTCTCAACCAAGACAGTGTGATGTTTATGCTTCTTGTGGGGCTTTCTCCAGTTGCAAACCCACATCCTTGAACTACTGCAAATGTTTGAAGGGCTTTGTGCCAAACCGGCAGAGTGATTGGGACTTGCAGATTTATTCTGGTGGATGTTCAAGAAGAACCAGTGTGAAGTGTGGGAATGCCACGGGAGACGGGTTTCTAAAAGTAAATAGCGAGTCATTGCCTGATAATAGACAATATGAAGGTGCTCTTAGTATCGAAAGTTGTAGATCAGCCTGCTTAAATGAATGCCAGTGCACTGCTTATAATTATGGCAGCGGCAATGGATGTTCACTCTGGCATGGAGATGTCTTGAATCTGCATGAAGTTGAAGCAAATGAAGGTGATAGAAGTACTTTATACATCAGAGCTGCAGCTTCTGACATCAAGGAAAAAC GTGTAATTAAGCCGTCCCTTTTGATTGCAATAGTCTCAACAATCACTGGTTTAATTGTTGTCGTTTTTGGCTGTTTCTTATGGAAGAAAACTACGGGAAAGAAAAG AGAGCAAAAGAAGAACCATAATGAGAGTAAAAGTAAAATTGATgttggaggtggaggtggaaggGATGATGCAGAACTACCGATCTTCGGTTTAAGGGCTGTAGTAGCTGCTACAAACAACTTTGCTGAAGCTAATAAACTTGGGGAGGGAGGATTTGGCCCTGTTTACAAG GGAATTCtgtctgaaaatcaagaagTAGGCATTAAAAGGTTATCAAAAAAGTCAGGCCAAGGACACGAGGAGTTCATGAATGAGTTAAAACTTATTGCCAAGCTGCAACATACCAATCTCGTTAGGCTCTTGGGTTGCTGtcttgaagatgaggaaatGATATTGATCTACGAGTACATGCCCAATCGGAGCTTAGACAAACTTTTATTTG ATGCATCtgaaaaaattgaattaaattggGGAAGACGTTTTCGAATTATAGAAGGCATTGCTCAAGGAGTACTTTATATCCACAAGTACTCGAGATTGAAAATCATCCACAGGGACCTAAAAGCAAGTAACATATTGTTGGATGAAGCCTTGAATCCCAAAATTTCAGACTTTGGAATGGCAAGGATTTTCGGGATAAATCAGACTGAAGCAAATACAAATAGGGTTGTTGGCACATA CGGCTATATGTCACCTGAGTATGCGAGATATGGTCATTTTTCTGAGAAATTAGATGTATTCAGCTTCGGAGTGTTGTTGTTGGAGATTGTGAGCGGAAAGAAGAATGCTGCTTTTTATCGCTTTGAACATTCACCAACTCTTGCTGGATGG GCATGGGAGTTGTggaaagaaggaagaggaatgGAGGTGATTGATGAATCAATAAGGGAAACATGCCATCTCGATGAAGCTTTGAGGTGTATCCAtgtagggtttttgtgtgttcaaGAAGCTCCAGCTGATCGACCCACAATGTCTTCGGTAATTCATATGCTGCAGAGCAATGAATCTACATCTCTTCCACCTTCCAAAGAACTTGCCTTTTCAACACACAGAAATTCCAATCATGTTCGCTCTTCTGAAATGCCTACCATTTTTTCTCACAACTCAGTCACCATGAGTTTGCCAGAAGGGCGATAG
- the LOC103442887 gene encoding uncharacterized protein yields MATSIPTISAPTPSILRLKVASFSPPRIRPHIQTIPFRNSPKFQCLNPIQAQKFPGFSGKTNGFLFDRKLRVCASAKNEGVDAAEEESKGESTMPERFRYLTKEAPDPPVRWPWLVALVFLIYAWRAVLLELANWRKAAVGVVSFVGYLLKLILALIFHFIGDPITSVIRFVETTLYAIRAFYSGIVAYAPIPELTTVIILASIVLAIAEAVVPNAVNCQPFLLTASGIVAYAAVAGYISEPFFWTILLGFYGYSRLVKKRDDVTSALPAAAVMAAIGEPWVRVLVIASYLALAIFHHSKKVSEKKEEIVVTNRKLPMPLLGAGLAIGIRLAAKWAGYRHLTWMIV; encoded by the exons ATGGCGACTTCCATTCCCACCATCTCCGCTCCAACCCCCTCCATTCTCAGACTCAAAGTCGCTTCTTTTTCTCCCCCCAGAATCCGACCTCATATCCAAACAATCCCTTTTCGCAATTCACCCAAATTCCAATGTTTGAACCCAATACAAGCTCAGAAATTTCCTGGATTTTCCGGGAAAACAAATGGGTTTTTGTTTGATAGAAAGTTGAGGGTTTGTGCGAGTGCGAAAAATGAGGGTGTTGATGCAGCTGAGGAGGAGAGTAAAGGGGAGAGTACTATGCCTGAGAGGTTCAGGTACTTGACCAAGGAAGCTCCTGACCCTCCTGTTAGGTGGCCTTGGCTTGTAG CATTGGTGTTCCTTATCTACGCATGGAGAGCTGTCTTGCTGGAATTAGCTAACTGGAGAAAGGCTGCAGTGGGCGTTGTCAGTTTTGTGGGATACCTCTTGAAACTTATCCTGGCCCTAATCTTCCATTTCATTGGTGATCCCATTACTTCTGTGATCAGATTCGTAGAAACAACACTCTATGCCATACGCGCTTTCTACTCTGGCATAGTGGCATACGCTCCAATTCCAGAGTTGACAACAGTGATCATACTGGCATCCATTGTTCTTGCTATCGCAGAAGCTGTTGTTCCAAACGCCGTAAACTGTCAACCCTTTCTTCTCACAGCATCTGGCATAGTAGCCTATGCAGCAGTGGCAGGTTACATCTCAGAGCCTTTCTTCTGGACGATTCTATTGGGGTTCTACGGTTACTCACGATTAGTTAAAAAGAGGGATGATGTTACATCCGCATTGCCTGCAGCAGCTGTGATGGCTGCCATAGGAGAACCATGGGTTAGAGTTTTGGTAATCGCATCTTATCTGGCCTTGGCcatttttcaccactcaaagAAGGTATCAGAGAAAAAGGAGGAAATTGTAGTGACTAATAGGAAGCTTCCAATGCCCTTGCTCGGTGCAGGCTTAGCCATTGGAATTCGCCTTGCTGCTAAGTGGGCCGGGTACCGGCATTTGACATGGATGATAGTATGA
- the LOC114827097 gene encoding F-box/FBD/LRR-repeat protein At2g26030-like, which yields MIKRKAEACNDIRIINKKTKSQDQNHDIQNQHGTAVVTREFELPDLVVSQVLLLLPTKLAVRASILSRQWERVWSSIPVLVFNEYEEPGSDWHTLEHKLFIDFLKKCLKRREKDKYTVDKLTLHMRYGGGRGSTAIIDKWTSFAVERNIKEIDIILKRKLGPDKNAIHKLSQTILNAKSLTTLNLENVRIVDNMSCISLPSLESMSLTTVVLSKLGFIQLISGCPSIEYLSLNQCRLKDDVKISSLSIKSLKVVQCSIVGMEIEAMNLEYFLSCYTSMSKINIASCQTLRNLNFSDRCLEGAWFEHGLDSRFPLLESLTMNNCIISSSIINVDNQQLKHIALYGYDKNVAKVTLSTPNLLSFELSTAGYLSSAQFGTLVSNFSISAPKLLEAMIIINFDPIVDSYSSSMRKFLGNFDCSRKLNLSVNAAQALIFSEETRKTCQPPLPTVEHLEVQTYSSADVKEEDLGSSLEWLAPSVDSLRVTVYEENETFTHAKLMKADALSYVGLNCRDDSSEL from the exons ATGATTAAGAGAAAAGCCGAAGCTTGTAACGATATCAGAATCATAAATAAAAAGACCAAAAGCCAGGATCAGAATCATGACATTCAAAACCAACATGGTACTGCCGTGGTCACACGCGAGTTCGAATTACCCGACCTTGTTGTCTCCCAAGTTCTCCTTCTCCTCCCCACCAAACTCGCTGTTCGGGCCAGCATTCTTTCCAGGCAATGGGAACGAGTGTGGTCTTCGATCCCAGTCTTAGTTTTCAATGAGTATGAGGAGCCAGGCAGTGATTGGCACACCCTCGAGCACAAATTGTTCATTGACTTCTTGAAAAAGTGCTTGAAGCGTCGCGAGAAAGATAAATACACCGTGGACAAGCTTACGCTTCACATGAGGTATGGCGGAGGGAGAGGAAGCACGGCTATCATAGATAAGTGGACGAGTTTTGCTGTTGAGAGAAACATTAAAGAGATAGACATCATTCTTAAGAGAAAACTTGGCCCTGATAAAAATGCCATACACAAATTATCGCAAACCATTCTCAATGCAAAGTCTTTAACTACACTAAATTTAGAGAATGTGAGAATAGTGGACAATATGAGTTGTATAAGCCTTCCGTCTTTGGAATCTATGTCCCTCACGACCGTAGTGTTGAGTAAACTTGGATTCATCCAACTAATTTCTGGGTGCCCTTCCATTGAGTATTTGTCATTAAATCAATGTAGATTAAAGGATGATGTGAAGATTTCGAGTTTGAGCATCAAATCCTTGAAAGTTGTTCAATGTAGCATCGTGGGAATGGAAATTGAAGCTATGAATCTCGaatattttttaagttgctACACGTCCATGAGCAAAATCAATATTGCCTCTTGTCAAACACTTAGAAATCTGAACTTCTCTGATAGATGCTTGGAAGGTGCCTGGTTTGAACATGGCCTTGATTCAAGATTTCCACTCTTGGAGAGTTTAACAATGAATAACTGCATCATCTCATCGTCAATCATTAACGTCGATAATCAGCAGCTGAAACACATTGCACTTTATGGATACGACAAAAATGTAGCAAAGGTCACGCTTAGTACTCCAAATCTACTTTCTTTCGAGCTCAGTACTGCAGGTTATTTGTCTTCAGCTCAATTCGGTACTTTGGTGTCCAACTTTTCTATCAGTGCTCCAAAGTTGTTAGAGGCTATGATCATCATCAACTTCGATCCGATCGTCGATTCTTATTCGTCTTCCATGAGAAAATTTCTTGGGAACTTTGATTGCTCTAGAAAATTAAATCTTTCCGTTAATGCCGCTCAG GCTCTTATATTTTCGGAAGAAACCAGAAAGACATGCCAGCCACCGTTACCTACTGTCGAGCATCTTGAGGTACAAACATATTCTTCAGCAGACGTGAAAGAGGAGGACTTGGGGAGCTCCTTGGAGTGGTTGGCACCATCTGTGGATAGTCTACGCGTCACTGTGTATGAAGAAAATGAAACCTTTACACATG CGAAACTTATGAAGGCAGATGCTTTGAGCTATGTCGGGTTAAATTGCAGGGATGACTCATCCGAATTATAG
- the LOC103442886 gene encoding F-box/FBD/LRR-repeat protein At1g16930-like, with product MTTKRKVADCDTSAAIIKKIKRHDEGTSMKSTKKRKTEDFDTSANVIKKIKSHDQDQGDTQSQECDALAVDRYGPELPESAIYHILLLLPTKLAVRASILSKQWRRVWSFSSLPVLNFDEDLQLFECEYTPDRKKFLQFLHRCLKCRENDEQDLNIFRLRMRYSGGADIINKWLNFAAEKNVKELEIILKRKRGDRSISYCLPWAILNAQFLTTLSLENVRIKYNIGSISLPSVKTMTLKKMNLGYNTDRGFVRLFSGCSSLESLSLILCPLFLCKISSSSLKSLQVIWCSKVVRFKVEATNLESYRFCSGDSSTVHIDGHLDIASCRSLRNLEFFDTNLSGEGFEDDLSLRFPLLESLTLYKCSNWSSDTIQVSNPLLKRLAFCGRNACATNVKINTPNLAFFAFSTGYLPPDQLSAFVSKFSLTAPNLLEANINFNFTERDFSPLRKFLEKCFPRFSTNRTLDCSRKMCLSLNEAEALIFPEETRKTCLPPLPILDDLEVAVDSSTEVSDDVLRDSLQWMAPNLQSLYVNETKIFSSL from the exons ATGACTACGAAACGAAAAGTCGCAGACTGCGATACAAGCGCAGCCATTATCAAAAAGATCAAACGGCACGATGAAGGTACGTCCATGAAGAGtactaagaaaagaaaaactgaaGATTTTGATACCAGCGCAAACGTAATAAAAAAGATCAAAAGTCATGATCAAGATCAAGGTGATACTCAAAGCCAAGAGTGTGATGCCCTGGCCGTGGACAGGTACGGACCTGAATTACCTGAGTCTGCTATCTACCATATTCTCCTACTCCTCCCCACCAAACTTGCTGTTCGGGCCAGCATTCTTTCCAAGCAATGGAGACGCGTGTGGTCTTTCTCCTCCCTCCCGGTCTTAAATTTCGACGAGGATCTGCAGCTGTTTGAATGTGAGTACACACCCGACAGGAAAAAGTTCCTCCAGTTCCTTCACAGATGTTTGAAGTGCCGTGAGAATGATGAACAAGACCTAAACATATTCAGGCTTCGAATGAGGTACTCTGGAGGTGCCGATATCATAAACAAGTGGTTGAATTTTGCGGCTGAGAAAAACGTTAAAGAGTTAGAAATCATCCTCAAAAGAAAACGTGGTGACAGAAGCATATCCTACTGCTTACCGTGGGCTATCCTCAATGCACAATTTTTAACCACTCTAAGTTTGGAGAATGTGAGAATAAAATACAACATTGGTTCTATAAGCCTTCCTTCCGTGAAAACTATGACCCTCAAAAAAATGAATTTGGGTTACAACACTGACAGGGGATTTGTCCGGTTATTTTCCGGGTGCTCTTCTCTCGAGTCTCTGTCATTAATTTTATGTCCGTTATTTCTTTGCAAAATTTCGAGCTCAAGCCTCAAATCCTTGCAAGTTATTTGGTGTTCGAAAGTGGTGAGATTCAAAGTTGAAGCTACAAATCTCGAATCATATAGATTTTGTAGCGGTGATTCAAGTACTGTGCACATAGATGGACACCTCGACATTGCCTCTTGTCGATCGCTTAGAAATCTGGAGTTCTTTGATACAAATCTTTCAGGTGAAGGGTTTGAAGATGACCTAAGTCTAAGGTTTCCCCTTCTTGAGAGTTTGACGTTATACAAATGCAGCAACTGGTCATCGGATACAATTCAAGTCAGTAATCCGCTTCTGAAACGCCTTGCATTTTGTGGGCGCAATGCCTGCGCTACAAACGTCAAAATTAATACTCCAAATCTAGCTTTTTTTGCTTTTAGTACTGGATATTTGCCTCCTGATCAATTAAGTGCCTTTGTGTCCAAATTTTCTCTGACTGCTCCCAACTTATTGGAGGCTAACATCAACTTCAACTTCACAGAGAGAGATTTTTCTCCTCTCAGAAAGTTTCTTGAGAAGTGCTTCCCTCGTTTCAGCACAAACAGAACGTTAGATTGCTCAAGGAAAATGTGCCTGTCCCTTAACGAAGCTGAG GCTCTTATTTTTCCAGAAGAAACGAGAAAGACATGTCTTCCGCCATTACCAATTCTCGACGATCTTGAGGTAGCAGTAGATTCTTCAACGGAGGTGAGCGATGATGTCTTGAGGGATTCCTTGCAATGGATGGCACCAAATCTTCAGAGTCTATATGTCAATGAAACAAAAATCTTTTCTTCGCTATAA